A single Pseudodesulfovibrio aespoeensis Aspo-2 DNA region contains:
- a CDS encoding ABC transporter permease, with protein MTPALNLRIAISSLAAHKWRAILAMVGVFLGALAFTGVQHVSEIMVRQAEMETEKLGPNLYAVMAGSIRFRRSGAVSTTSNVRNFTLGDAQAVIDGVPSVLEGTPFVSTTMQVRAEGRALAAKLMASLPNYQSIRSYYPDHGRFFDEAEVSNHAKVCVLGQSLASRLFGKPEDAVGRSVYLFRASFRVVGVMEAKGRDLSGEDQDEYLLMPLTTYMRRVSNQPWVNGVYLRLSKEAGLDAVGASATAIMRARHAIDPGQDDDFSTMSPKDTIQLQRQALDLMTTLGAITSSISFAVGGMGILSIMILVVRSRRVEIGIRRAVGGRRRDIVRQFLFESGLMAAVGGALGVASTLGLVTVGSALADLPLIIDPANLGLTLLGSCFLGVLAGAYPAWQAANIEILDVLKS; from the coding sequence ATGACACCCGCCCTGAACCTGCGCATTGCCATCTCGTCGTTGGCCGCCCACAAGTGGCGCGCCATTCTGGCCATGGTCGGCGTGTTCCTCGGGGCGCTGGCCTTCACCGGCGTGCAGCACGTCTCGGAAATCATGGTCCGCCAAGCCGAGATGGAGACCGAGAAGCTCGGACCCAACCTTTATGCCGTCATGGCCGGGTCCATCCGGTTCCGCCGCTCCGGCGCAGTCTCCACTACCTCCAACGTGCGCAACTTCACCCTGGGCGATGCCCAGGCCGTCATCGACGGGGTGCCATCGGTCCTGGAAGGCACGCCCTTTGTCTCCACCACCATGCAGGTGCGGGCCGAGGGCCGTGCCTTGGCCGCCAAGCTCATGGCCTCCCTGCCCAATTATCAGTCCATCAGGAGCTACTACCCGGATCACGGGCGGTTTTTCGACGAGGCCGAGGTCAGCAACCACGCCAAGGTGTGCGTGCTTGGCCAGTCTCTGGCCAGCCGTCTCTTCGGCAAGCCCGAAGACGCTGTGGGCCGGTCCGTCTACCTCTTTCGGGCCAGCTTCCGCGTGGTGGGGGTCATGGAGGCCAAGGGGCGCGATCTCTCGGGCGAGGACCAGGACGAGTACCTGCTCATGCCCCTGACCACCTACATGCGCCGCGTCAGCAACCAGCCGTGGGTCAACGGGGTGTATCTGCGGCTCTCCAAGGAGGCCGGGCTCGACGCCGTGGGCGCATCCGCCACGGCCATCATGCGCGCGCGCCACGCCATCGACCCCGGCCAGGACGACGACTTCAGCACCATGTCGCCCAAGGACACCATCCAACTGCAACGACAGGCCCTTGACCTGATGACCACCCTGGGCGCCATTACCTCGTCCATATCCTTTGCCGTGGGAGGCATGGGCATCCTCTCCATCATGATTCTGGTGGTCCGCTCGCGCCGGGTCGAGATAGGCATCCGACGGGCCGTGGGCGGCAGACGGCGCGATATCGTTCGCCAGTTTCTCTTCGAATCCGGACTCATGGCCGCAGTGGGGGGAGCCCTGGGCGTGGCCTCCACCCTCGGTCTCGTGACCGTGGGCAGCGCCCTGGCCGACCTGCCCCTGATCATCGACCCCGCCAACCTCGGCCTGACACTGCTCGGGTCCTGCTTCCTGGGTGTCCTGGCCGGGGCGTATCCGGCCTGGCAAGCCGCCAATATCGAGATACTCGACGTGTTGAAGAGTTGA
- a CDS encoding TetR/AcrR family transcriptional regulator → MAEQREALLAAASARFQVSELAGLELDSLIDETGVSREKAQEFFPTRDDLIRAVYERVLVGMAQDSFAKLPATGLQEQLEYLLRCRYEFIARHKQSSRHVLLGAISEHGGWRDPFEDQFWRFSIQVVALLQGAKRAGKINATADEALAARAFVSFYLTGVLLLLRSEKIDANGACEFTFPLVNALLTPLR, encoded by the coding sequence ATGGCAGAACAAAGAGAAGCATTGCTTGCCGCAGCAAGCGCCCGGTTCCAGGTATCCGAGCTGGCCGGGCTGGAACTGGACAGCCTGATCGATGAAACAGGCGTGAGCCGCGAAAAAGCGCAAGAATTCTTTCCGACGCGCGACGACCTGATCCGGGCGGTGTACGAGCGAGTCCTGGTCGGCATGGCCCAGGATTCCTTTGCCAAGCTTCCGGCCACCGGCCTGCAGGAACAACTTGAATACCTGCTCCGCTGCCGATACGAGTTCATTGCACGGCACAAACAAAGCTCCCGGCATGTGTTGCTCGGAGCCATCAGCGAGCACGGTGGCTGGCGCGATCCTTTCGAAGACCAGTTCTGGCGGTTCTCCATACAGGTGGTGGCTCTGCTCCAGGGTGCCAAACGCGCAGGCAAAATCAACGCCACGGCAGATGAGGCCCTGGCCGCGCGAGCCTTTGTCTCATTCTATCTGACCGGGGTGCTCCTTCTCCTGCGCAGCGAAAAAATCGACGCAAATGGAGCCTGCGAATTCACCTTTCCACTGGTCAACGCGCTGCTCACGCCGCTCCGGTAA
- a CDS encoding TetR/AcrR family transcriptional regulator → MSRRTRRECDRDRMRRLILDSARQLFVREGFDNVSMRRIAGAIEYSPAAIYRYFKSKREILSTLRDEGFRRFVVSQRLRAQTCPDPLERLRAGGVEYVCFALAEPEYFQLMFCTDCSEVDLEGDLAATSMEAYALFRATVDEAVGLGHFGDADTDSVVFSVWAGVHGLAHLINSGRVGLLVDAPDMEALLGRAMDFILRPGQGGCGLSGQGQEG, encoded by the coding sequence ATGAGCAGGCGAACTAGGCGTGAGTGTGACAGGGACCGGATGCGGCGGCTGATCTTGGATTCGGCCAGGCAGTTGTTTGTGCGCGAGGGTTTCGACAACGTCTCCATGCGTCGCATTGCCGGGGCCATCGAGTACAGTCCGGCGGCAATCTACCGATATTTCAAGAGCAAGCGCGAAATCCTCTCGACCTTGCGGGATGAGGGGTTTCGGCGTTTCGTGGTGAGCCAGCGGTTGCGCGCGCAAACGTGTCCGGACCCGCTTGAGCGTTTGCGGGCCGGGGGCGTCGAGTATGTGTGTTTTGCCCTGGCCGAGCCGGAGTATTTTCAGCTCATGTTTTGCACGGACTGTTCCGAGGTGGACCTGGAGGGGGATCTTGCAGCCACGTCCATGGAGGCTTATGCCTTGTTCCGCGCGACGGTGGACGAGGCTGTGGGGCTGGGGCATTTCGGCGATGCAGACACGGACAGCGTGGTGTTTTCCGTGTGGGCGGGCGTGCACGGGTTGGCGCACCTGATCAATTCGGGCCGGGTGGGCCTGCTTGTTGATGCGCCGGACATGGAGGCGCTTTTGGGCCGAGCTATGGATTTCATACTGCGCCCTGGCCAGGGCGGCTGCGGGCTGTCTGGACAAGGGCAAGAGGGGTGA
- a CDS encoding efflux RND transporter periplasmic adaptor subunit, whose protein sequence is MKRLMMTGLALLALGGVLLFGGCGDQAGSEPKPAEAKPAAPAKTPDAGSAGQDLAKSRETFVVQSAERRSMLTAFTRARTLMTLVSEESGRVHKVLADVGDTLGEQGVFAQLDTTFIELDLEANRADQQRLGSELMYSKKEMERYEQLVRSNNAPQSTLDNNIRAHQSALQQLRAEQIEERVLVERMKRFSLVGPPGWKVVTRFIEPGEWLTNGAKVAELGRYDVLLVPFALSSEEYRALESQGDRVELRLTDLNLTVPATVARVSPGFDAQTRKINVDLEIGEGDFEFRGGLRTELTLDLPDPGKAVLVPATALVKAYEEHFLVTPDNDRVRVVLLGGADDGMRRVSSPDVRPGDSFLLRP, encoded by the coding sequence ATGAAACGACTGATGATGACCGGTTTGGCCCTGCTGGCCCTTGGCGGTGTACTGCTCTTCGGTGGCTGCGGCGACCAGGCTGGGAGCGAGCCCAAGCCTGCCGAGGCGAAACCGGCTGCGCCTGCAAAGACCCCTGATGCCGGGAGTGCCGGGCAGGACTTGGCGAAGAGCCGCGAGACGTTCGTGGTCCAGTCGGCGGAGCGGCGGTCGATGCTGACCGCATTCACCAGGGCGCGCACGCTGATGACCCTGGTGTCCGAGGAGTCGGGCCGGGTTCACAAGGTGCTGGCTGACGTGGGCGACACCTTGGGCGAGCAAGGGGTGTTCGCCCAGTTGGACACCACCTTCATCGAGCTTGATCTGGAGGCCAACCGGGCCGATCAGCAGCGGCTCGGAAGCGAACTGATGTACAGCAAGAAGGAGATGGAGCGCTACGAGCAGCTGGTGCGCAGCAACAACGCGCCCCAGTCCACTCTGGACAATAACATCCGGGCGCATCAGTCCGCCCTGCAGCAGTTGCGCGCCGAGCAGATCGAGGAGCGGGTGCTCGTGGAGCGGATGAAGCGGTTTTCGCTTGTCGGCCCGCCCGGATGGAAGGTGGTGACCCGGTTCATCGAGCCGGGCGAGTGGCTGACCAACGGGGCCAAGGTGGCCGAGCTGGGCCGCTATGATGTGCTCCTGGTGCCGTTTGCCCTGTCCAGCGAGGAATACCGCGCCCTGGAATCGCAGGGCGACAGGGTGGAGCTGCGGCTGACCGATCTGAATCTTACGGTTCCTGCCACCGTGGCCAGGGTATCGCCCGGTTTTGACGCCCAGACGCGCAAGATCAATGTGGACCTGGAGATAGGGGAAGGGGATTTCGAGTTCCGGGGCGGGCTGCGAACCGAGTTGACGCTCGATCTGCCGGACCCGGGCAAGGCTGTGCTGGTCCCGGCCACGGCCCTGGTCAAGGCGTATGAAGAGCACTTTCTCGTGACCCCGGACAATGATCGCGTCCGCGTGGTCCTGCTGGGCGGGGCCGACGACGGCATGCGCCGCGTGAGCAGCCCGGACGTGCGGCCGGGTGACAGCTTCCTGTTGCGTCCGTAG
- a CDS encoding efflux RND transporter permease subunit — translation MTTAGRSTPIEGLVRMTLRQKVFVNLLFVVLTVAGVFCMFSLPVERYPDVRMGKVIVSAFLPGASPDEMEMLVTRKIEDALEDLENVEFIRSRSFRQRASILVKFLDDTDYDKLYDELRFKVLSIQNDLPSNMDPPTFTVISVNEWLPVISVNLVGERSNRALTLMAEEMKIPLQRIPGVKEVKIEGEYTREFHVSLDPGKMMRLGVTFDEAAKALEAANVSVPAGDFVSDSGEYVIVVDEKFRSRDAVAATIIRRDLDGSFVTVGDVMSRAAMDYRDPFVISSVNGRDSVSIKIIKTPEGNALDIGAAVEGVVADFHGLLAREGVESVLSQDQRVNINENINTLGSNLLVGIVLVCVCIWVVMGFRNAMLTTVGVPFSFMVTMVIMQLTGNSINEITLFSFVLVSGIIVDDAIVVVENIYRHVQEGKRLAQAVVEGTSEVFLPVLAATSTTVAAFLPMLIMTGSIGEFFALVPKAVTFALIASLIECLFILPLHFLDWPGAKRLEADARTHSRRATDPRFLVAIRQGADVLLALSMRHKWKTMGVVFGAFVVAVIMLVVSVTGAVPLLRIKFFPDEYTLYYVSMEGPVGTDVRVASEKAKEVSRAIADFGPGTTKSCSALGGMDINEDYENIFGSNRAIVIVELPDKADQAFMDNPDNDPLLLLDAVREKLVPFAQGGWSLRIWPEKGGPPSGKDLNIRVLGSDPAAVAALKTAVMAWIKGNEEIAPYLIDFSADTGSDNRVFRFSPIPSRVSEHGLNPTQVAALAGGVLDGRFVGEYRTDDEDIDLRLKIDSRFMKEPEDALDIPAIEDAHGPVRVGDLVEVRTYREPGELSRFQGQRSVTLTANIRPGGPVNAQSVVHDVRGFYSTIQADYPGAKLDFAGEFESTGRSFTSLMYAFFIAIMLIYTILACQFQSYTQPVVILSAVCFALTGVVFGTFLTRSLFTVNSFIATVGVTGVVVNDSLVLLDFINRLYAAGYTRAEAIREGVRIRLRPILLTTLTTTLGLLPMALGIPYYSLVWGTMATTFVTGLCVATTLTLFVMPIEWDLLMRHKERKEQKRALKEGRTEPDPG, via the coding sequence ATGACGACGGCTGGCAGAAGTACGCCCATTGAGGGGCTGGTGCGCATGACCCTCAGGCAGAAGGTCTTTGTGAACCTTCTTTTCGTGGTCCTGACCGTGGCCGGCGTGTTCTGCATGTTCAGCCTGCCGGTGGAGCGGTATCCGGACGTGCGCATGGGCAAGGTCATTGTCAGCGCCTTTCTGCCCGGTGCCAGCCCCGACGAAATGGAGATGCTCGTCACCCGCAAGATCGAGGACGCCCTGGAAGACCTGGAGAACGTGGAGTTCATCCGCTCGCGCTCCTTTCGCCAGCGCGCCTCCATTCTGGTGAAGTTCCTGGATGATACGGATTACGACAAGCTGTATGACGAATTGCGCTTCAAGGTGTTATCCATACAGAATGACCTGCCGTCAAACATGGACCCGCCGACCTTCACGGTTATCAGCGTCAACGAATGGCTGCCGGTCATCTCCGTCAATCTCGTGGGCGAGCGGTCCAACCGGGCTCTGACCTTGATGGCCGAGGAGATGAAGATCCCCTTGCAGCGCATTCCCGGGGTCAAGGAAGTCAAGATAGAGGGGGAGTACACCCGCGAGTTCCATGTCTCGCTCGATCCGGGCAAGATGATGCGCCTTGGCGTGACCTTTGACGAGGCGGCCAAGGCGCTCGAAGCGGCCAATGTCTCGGTGCCTGCCGGTGATTTTGTCAGTGATTCCGGCGAGTATGTCATCGTGGTGGACGAGAAGTTCCGCTCGCGGGACGCGGTTGCCGCCACCATCATCCGGCGCGACCTGGATGGCTCGTTCGTGACGGTGGGCGATGTCATGAGCCGCGCGGCCATGGACTATCGCGACCCGTTCGTCATCTCCTCGGTCAATGGCCGGGATTCCGTGTCCATCAAGATCATCAAGACCCCGGAAGGCAACGCCCTGGACATTGGCGCGGCAGTGGAGGGTGTGGTGGCCGATTTTCACGGCCTGCTCGCCAGGGAGGGGGTGGAGTCGGTCCTGAGCCAGGATCAGCGCGTCAACATCAACGAAAACATCAACACCCTGGGCTCCAACCTGCTGGTGGGCATTGTTCTGGTCTGCGTGTGCATCTGGGTGGTCATGGGTTTTCGCAACGCCATGCTGACTACGGTAGGCGTGCCGTTCTCGTTCATGGTGACCATGGTCATCATGCAGTTGACGGGCAACTCCATCAACGAGATCACCCTGTTCTCCTTTGTCTTGGTCAGCGGCATCATCGTGGACGACGCCATCGTGGTGGTGGAGAACATCTACCGTCATGTGCAGGAGGGCAAGCGATTGGCGCAGGCCGTGGTGGAAGGCACCAGCGAGGTGTTCCTGCCCGTGCTGGCCGCCACTTCGACCACCGTGGCCGCCTTCCTGCCCATGCTGATCATGACCGGGTCCATCGGCGAGTTCTTCGCCCTGGTGCCCAAGGCCGTGACCTTTGCCCTCATCGCCTCGCTCATCGAGTGCCTGTTCATCCTGCCGCTCCATTTTCTGGACTGGCCGGGGGCCAAAAGGCTGGAGGCCGACGCCCGCACCCATTCCCGCCGGGCCACTGACCCTCGGTTTCTGGTGGCCATCAGGCAGGGGGCGGACGTCCTGCTTGCGCTCTCCATGCGTCACAAGTGGAAGACCATGGGCGTGGTCTTTGGCGCGTTCGTGGTGGCCGTGATCATGCTGGTGGTCTCGGTGACAGGGGCGGTGCCGCTGTTGCGCATCAAGTTCTTCCCGGACGAGTACACCCTCTACTATGTTTCCATGGAAGGGCCGGTAGGCACGGACGTGCGCGTCGCCTCGGAAAAGGCCAAGGAGGTCTCGCGGGCCATCGCGGATTTCGGGCCGGGCACCACCAAGTCGTGCTCCGCCCTGGGCGGGATGGACATCAACGAAGATTATGAGAACATCTTTGGCTCCAACCGGGCCATTGTCATCGTGGAGCTGCCTGACAAGGCCGATCAGGCGTTCATGGACAACCCGGACAATGATCCGCTGCTCCTGCTCGACGCGGTGCGCGAAAAACTCGTCCCCTTTGCCCAAGGGGGGTGGAGCCTGCGCATCTGGCCTGAAAAGGGCGGACCGCCCTCGGGCAAGGACTTGAATATCCGTGTGCTCGGCTCGGACCCGGCGGCGGTGGCGGCCCTGAAGACAGCGGTGATGGCCTGGATCAAGGGCAATGAGGAGATCGCGCCATATCTCATCGATTTCAGCGCGGACACCGGCTCGGACAACCGGGTCTTCCGTTTCAGTCCGATTCCGAGCCGGGTCTCGGAGCATGGGCTGAACCCGACTCAGGTGGCGGCCCTGGCCGGCGGAGTGCTTGATGGCCGGTTCGTGGGCGAGTACCGCACCGACGACGAGGACATCGACCTGCGTCTCAAGATCGACAGCCGGTTTATGAAGGAGCCTGAGGACGCCCTGGACATCCCGGCGATCGAGGACGCCCATGGCCCGGTGCGCGTGGGCGATCTGGTGGAGGTCAGAACCTACCGCGAGCCGGGCGAGCTGAGCCGCTTCCAGGGCCAGCGGTCCGTGACCCTGACCGCCAACATCCGGCCCGGCGGGCCTGTCAACGCCCAGAGCGTGGTCCACGACGTGCGCGGCTTCTACTCGACGATCCAGGCCGATTATCCGGGGGCAAAGCTCGATTTCGCCGGCGAGTTCGAGTCAACGGGCCGGTCGTTCACCTCGCTCATGTATGCGTTTTTCATCGCCATCATGCTCATCTACACCATCCTGGCCTGCCAGTTCCAATCCTACACCCAGCCCGTGGTCATCCTCTCGGCTGTGTGCTTTGCCCTGACCGGCGTGGTCTTTGGCACCTTTCTGACGCGCTCCCTGTTCACGGTCAACAGCTTCATCGCCACCGTGGGCGTGACCGGCGTGGTGGTCAACGACTCGCTGGTGCTGCTCGACTTCATCAACCGGCTCTATGCGGCAGGCTATACCAGGGCCGAGGCCATCCGCGAGGGCGTGCGCATCCGGCTGCGGCCCATCCTGCTGACCACCCTGACCACCACCCTGGGGCTGCTGCCTATGGCGCTCGGCATCCCCTACTACTCGCTGGTCTGGGGGACCATGGCCACCACCTTTGTCACCGGCCTGTGCGTGGCCACCACCCTGACCCTGTTCGTCATGCCCATCGAGTGGGATCTGCTCATGCGCCACAAGGAGCGCAAGGAGCAAAAACGCGCCCTCAAAGAAGGCCGCACCGAGCCTGATCCGGGCTAG
- a CDS encoding HAD hydrolase family protein: protein MAPIMTPLFAPQVPAVVLLVRDIGKSRDFYAKGLGYVPGGGCDAGAGAGETLAGAFGQSLRLVPVVSDRPVAEVGCMHECMDGRVVLCVSVADRERAASAIMAHGGGRAANRLGDTPLYLGPDGELILLEERGLPGVERVRLVVYDFDGVMTDNRVFVDQDGRESVAANRSDGLAVGMIARLGVDQCILSTETNPVVQARAMKLGLIAESGVADKPAALVALAERRGVALADILFVGNDVNDAGAMALAGFCVAPADAHPSVRALAGYVTLARGGHGVVRELADLLMAARS from the coding sequence ATGGCACCCATCATGACTCCCCTGTTCGCGCCCCAGGTGCCTGCGGTCGTGCTGCTGGTCCGCGACATTGGAAAATCCCGCGATTTTTACGCCAAGGGCCTGGGCTACGTGCCGGGAGGGGGGTGTGATGCCGGTGCTGGTGCGGGCGAGACCCTGGCCGGGGCGTTCGGGCAATCCCTGCGCCTGGTGCCGGTGGTGTCTGACAGGCCTGTGGCAGAAGTCGGGTGCATGCACGAGTGCATGGACGGGCGCGTGGTCCTGTGCGTGTCCGTGGCCGACAGGGAACGCGCGGCCAGCGCCATCATGGCCCATGGCGGCGGACGGGCCGCAAACCGGCTCGGCGACACGCCGCTCTATCTTGGTCCGGACGGCGAGCTGATCCTGCTTGAGGAGCGCGGTCTGCCCGGCGTGGAGCGGGTGCGGCTCGTGGTCTACGACTTTGACGGGGTCATGACCGACAACCGTGTTTTCGTGGACCAGGACGGGCGCGAATCCGTGGCCGCCAACCGTAGCGACGGACTGGCCGTGGGCATGATCGCCCGGCTTGGCGTGGATCAGTGCATCCTGAGCACCGAGACCAACCCCGTGGTCCAGGCCCGGGCCATGAAGCTCGGCCTGATCGCCGAGAGCGGGGTGGCCGACAAGCCTGCCGCCCTGGTCGCGCTGGCCGAGCGGCGCGGGGTGGCCCTGGCGGATATTCTTTTTGTGGGCAACGATGTCAACGATGCCGGGGCCATGGCCCTGGCCGGGTTCTGCGTGGCCCCGGCGGATGCCCATCCCTCGGTGCGTGCCCTGGCCGGATATGTGACCCTGGCCCGCGGCGGCCACGGCGTGGTCCGCGAGCTGGCCGACCTGCTCATGGCCGCCCGGTCTTGA
- a CDS encoding diadenylate cyclase, with product MGTASFESICIFHIMDGLRLGLSHFSPPSRAALIYAVSPDSPPRICDPQGLLVGHEPKLRDYYIYSNSWRGSPVSGRHLKLIESDESGLDLAGTIALGARSHALHYQMWFTDEHPAMCSTGPTSRWLEYAAGLLAQNFATREIMDLDTAGIVLQHCATHAVRDHIVDERSQLGWLDTRIRVYPFLDAVLGVSGTQEEGARPRGRMVVVEPGQLGQVRFICRFPATEQPRLEDCKHVRKLLQAVEDSGRVLVSDGALVLGIAIGPMPGAYLTAQFSGTHGFLWLKDDLVCTFYDGAFHSSNMRANLVQLEEQLLETDMPMEDQHTLLQIASLMVNRVRDRKHGCTLVIDTGVERLFMSGQHFESPLDLRDSGQLKLACSLAKLDGALHLGRDLKLHGFACLMDGRAVPGENRARGARFNSSLRFTAEHEDIVVVVVSSDRPVSIIKNGVELTALCHFRQISGLTRPPLLVEWIMN from the coding sequence ATGGGCACAGCATCCTTTGAAAGCATCTGCATCTTTCACATCATGGACGGCCTGCGCCTGGGGCTGTCCCATTTCTCGCCGCCCAGCCGGGCCGCGCTCATCTACGCTGTCAGCCCTGATTCGCCGCCGCGTATCTGTGATCCTCAGGGGTTGCTGGTCGGGCACGAGCCAAAACTGCGCGATTATTACATCTACTCAAATTCCTGGCGCGGTTCGCCCGTGTCGGGCCGTCATCTGAAGCTGATCGAGTCCGACGAGTCCGGGCTCGACCTGGCCGGGACCATCGCTCTGGGCGCGCGTTCCCACGCCCTCCACTACCAGATGTGGTTCACGGACGAGCATCCGGCCATGTGTTCCACCGGTCCGACCTCGCGCTGGCTCGAATACGCCGCCGGACTTCTGGCCCAGAACTTCGCCACCAGGGAGATCATGGACCTGGACACTGCGGGCATCGTGCTCCAGCACTGCGCCACCCACGCCGTGCGCGACCACATCGTGGACGAGCGCAGCCAACTTGGCTGGCTCGACACCCGGATCAGGGTCTATCCCTTTCTGGACGCGGTCCTTGGCGTGTCAGGCACGCAGGAGGAGGGCGCGCGGCCACGGGGGCGCATGGTGGTGGTGGAGCCGGGCCAGCTCGGTCAGGTGCGCTTCATCTGCCGGTTTCCGGCCACGGAGCAGCCGAGGCTGGAGGACTGCAAGCATGTGCGCAAACTGTTGCAGGCCGTGGAGGATTCAGGGCGGGTGCTCGTCTCGGACGGGGCTCTGGTGCTCGGTATCGCCATCGGCCCCATGCCCGGCGCGTACCTGACCGCACAGTTCAGCGGCACCCACGGTTTCCTGTGGCTCAAGGACGATCTGGTCTGCACCTTCTATGACGGCGCGTTCCACTCTTCCAACATGCGGGCCAATCTGGTCCAGCTCGAAGAGCAGCTGCTGGAGACGGACATGCCCATGGAGGACCAGCACACCCTGCTCCAGATCGCCTCGCTCATGGTCAACCGGGTGCGCGACCGCAAGCACGGCTGCACTCTGGTCATCGACACCGGGGTGGAGCGGCTGTTCATGTCGGGCCAGCATTTCGAGAGTCCCCTCGACCTTCGGGATAGCGGCCAGCTCAAGCTCGCCTGCTCCCTGGCCAAGCTCGACGGCGCGCTGCACCTGGGCCGCGATCTCAAGCTGCACGGCTTTGCCTGCCTCATGGATGGCCGGGCCGTGCCCGGCGAGAACAGGGCGCGCGGGGCGCGTTTCAACTCGTCCCTGCGGTTCACTGCCGAGCATGAGGACATCGTGGTGGTGGTCGTGTCGTCTGACCGGCCCGTGTCCATCATCAAGAACGGCGTGGAGCTGACGGCCCTGTGTCACTTCCGGCAGATCAGCGGCCTGACGCGTCCGCCCCTGCTGGTCGAATGGATCATGAATTGA
- a CDS encoding HD-GYP domain-containing protein — protein MAKRQNVLGINGIEGGDGPNTEEYNQIDPNILDCFPRASFPVDLFHWREDIRVLSPVYRAGREVDRRLRERLRGLSEQGLLFFSRNQIEAYTACVACNLDTALDDPNLTWEEKAGVFIGELARRQDAVYAHPMPQELDGLTRALSSFCVYVVEDSRRMGTVVQHLHCDLGPERRRINGSLLALAVYMEMHRGDIIIEMLETVALGFFLYDIGMSRVSPMMISRIQQLTPTEQRTMREHPRMGLEILNRLNLTRPELAEPVMQHHERLNGSGYPNKLSGDSIGHLGRIAAVADSYCAMVTGKPLRQGLAPINAAAELVGKERHYDQMVCRTLVRFLQTIPSSQQPS, from the coding sequence ATGGCGAAACGGCAAAACGTTCTGGGCATCAACGGCATCGAGGGCGGCGACGGCCCGAACACCGAGGAATACAACCAGATAGACCCCAATATCCTGGACTGTTTCCCCAGGGCCTCTTTTCCTGTGGATCTCTTCCACTGGCGCGAGGACATCCGCGTGCTCTCCCCGGTCTATCGCGCCGGGCGCGAGGTGGACCGGCGGCTGCGCGAGCGGCTCCGGGGGCTGAGCGAGCAGGGGCTGCTCTTCTTCTCCCGCAACCAGATCGAGGCGTACACGGCCTGCGTGGCCTGCAACCTCGACACCGCACTGGACGACCCCAACCTGACCTGGGAAGAGAAGGCCGGGGTCTTCATCGGCGAACTGGCGCGCAGGCAGGACGCGGTGTACGCCCACCCCATGCCCCAGGAGCTGGACGGGCTGACGCGCGCCCTGTCCTCCTTCTGCGTCTATGTGGTGGAGGACAGCCGGCGCATGGGCACGGTCGTCCAACACCTGCACTGCGATCTTGGCCCGGAGCGCAGGCGCATCAATGGATCGCTCCTGGCCCTGGCCGTGTACATGGAGATGCACCGGGGCGACATCATCATCGAGATGCTGGAGACCGTGGCCCTGGGATTCTTTCTCTACGACATCGGCATGAGCAGGGTCTCGCCCATGATGATCTCCAGAATCCAGCAGCTGACCCCGACCGAGCAGCGGACCATGCGCGAGCATCCGAGGATGGGCCTGGAAATTCTGAACCGGCTCAACCTGACCCGGCCCGAGCTGGCCGAGCCGGTCATGCAGCACCACGAGCGGCTCAACGGCAGCGGCTATCCCAACAAACTCTCCGGCGACAGCATCGGCCATCTGGGCCGCATCGCCGCCGTGGCCGACTCCTACTGCGCCATGGTCACGGGCAAGCCCCTGCGCCAGGGGCTCGCGCCCATCAACGCCGCCGCCGAGCTGGTCGGCAAGGAGCGGCACTACGACCAGATGGTCTGCCGGACCCTGGTCCGCTTTCTCCAGACGATTCCCTCCTCCCAGCAACCCTCCTGA